A stretch of Toxoplasma gondii ME49 chromosome V, whole genome shotgun sequence DNA encodes these proteins:
- a CDS encoding hypothetical protein (encoded by transcript TGME49_213490~Predicted trans-membrane domain (TMHMM2.0):190-213) has protein sequence MSSSDRVPDRGLEQSLQSSQTFPSSQDSSVQHPTVDGRTREEFKVTEAEDAGKGENGFLCDAPPFLHRPRFLKVLSRILCGDENVWTPSSSPQHRIPRHVDAGDSRNLGVVDSSSTSCSHFSLPPTSPAPSLPSCPPVASSGGSFIMALAFGSTVWWCWRSLRTVEKELSRRYADTAYQIRRPDALSNRIVAFKYLVGGGLAIPLLALGACAVTSFRRKTPRASEAIEKMCVSSRNVDAQQRESENSATASVPAIKKLPNSWELALRERVQLFSKGYREFITVVMPQQEAWRQWASAARPGQSTGPLAFSYRHRERSDG, from the exons ATGTCGTCATCCGATAGAGTGCCCGATAGGGGACTCGAGCAATCGCTGCAGTCGTCCCAgacttttccttcttcccagGATTCCTCTGTACAGCATCCCACCGTCGATGGAAGGACCCGGGAAGAGTTTAAAGTGACGGAGGCCGAAGACGCGGGTAAAGGAGAAAATGGCTTTCTCTGTGATGCGCCTCCCTTCCTTCACAGACCCAGATTCCTTAAAGTTCTCTCACGCATTCTGTGCGGGGATGAAAACGTTTGGACCCCCTCGTCTTCACCCCAGCACAGAATCCCACGGCATGTGGATGCAGGTGACTCTCGCAATCTGGGTGTTGTAGATTCCTCTTCTACATCATGTTCCCACTTCTCGCTCCCGCCTACATCGCCGgctccttctctgccgtcttGTCCTCCTGTAGCTTCTTCCGGGGGGTCTTTCATAATGGCTTTGGCGTTCGGCAGCACGGTGTGGTGGTGTTGGCGGTCACTTCGTACAGTAGAAAAAGAACTCAGCAGACGTTATGCAGATACAGCATATCAAATTCGACGACCTGACGCTCTGAGTAATCGCATCGTCGCTTTCAAATACCTC GTGGGAGGAGGGCTGGCGattcctcttcttgctttGGGAGCATGTGCTGTGACTTCCTTCCGAAGGAAAACGCCTCGCGCCTCTGAGGCAATCGAGAAGATGTGCGTGAGCTCGCGGAATGTAGAcgcacagcagagagaatCCGAGAACAGCGCGACAGCG AGCGTTCCTGCGATCAAGAAACTGCCAAATAGCTGGGAACTTGCTTTGCGTGAACGC GTTCAACTGTTTTCTAAAGGCTATCGGGAGTTCATTACGGTTGTCATGCCGCAGCAAGAGGCGTGGCGTCAGTGGGCGTCTGCGGCACGGCCAGGACAGTCCACAGGCCCCCTGGCTTTCTCGTACCGccaccgagagagaagcgatgGGTAG